Below is a window of 'Nostoc azollae' 0708 DNA.
AAGCTAATTCCTAATATCACCGGCTTATTAGGTGGAATTGCTTTGTGGAAGGAGTGAGAGTTTAAGGGTTTAAGGGACGAATAACCCCTTGCATCTTGCCTTCTGTCACCTGTCACCTCTTCCTTCTACATTTGATTAAAGAAACTTAGGTCGTTGCTGTTGATTTAACTTCAGCTTGTCCTCTAAAATTTGCCACTTTTCTTGTTCAATTAAGTCGATAAATTCATCTAGGTTCTGACGATATTGCTGCAGTGAATGTAGCAATGCTTGATGATTGTATTGCGCCATCATCACTCCTAATTCTGGATTCCCAGCTCCAACACGGCTGGTATCCCGAAATCCTGAACTAGCAAGGTTTTGGGCTAATTGAAAAATTTCTGGATCGGTTTCACTTAAGCAGGTTGCTGTTAATGAGGCACTAATCATCACAGGTAAATGGGAAATCCAACTCACGGCGCGATCATGCTTTTCTGGCTGGCAATGGTAGATAATAGAACCAAGCGATCGCACAATTTCCTCCAAAATAGTAATGGCTCTATTTGGCGTTGTCTCTATTGGTGTAAGTACATAAGGCCGATTTACAAACAAATTGCGCTGTGCGGCTTCTATACCTACATCCGTATTTCCCGCCATTGGATGACCACCAATGAAATTCTGCCAAAGGGGAGAAACCGCCTCCACTATAGGTGCTTTTACTGATCCTACATCAGTGATAATAGCCTTCATCGGTAAATAAACCATTAACTGTTCAACTTGAGGCACAATAAGTCCTATGGGGGTACAAATAAAAATGACATCGGCAGATGCTAAGAATTTCAAGTCAACAGAGGCTTGATCGACACTGCCGATATCAAGCGCTTTTTGACAGGTTGATTCACGCCGGCTAACTCCCAAGAGATGATGTCCTTGGGAGCGTAAATCCAAGCCTAACGAACCGCCTATCAGTCCTAGTCCTAAAATACCAATTTTCATTTTTGCCCTTCATAACTAAACTTTTACATATTTTCTGCATACTTTTCCAACTATATAAATTTATAAAGTTGGCATCCAAGGGATAAATATATGACTATAGAGGAATTACTAGAAAAATATGCAACAGGAGTCTTAGATTTTAGCGGTGCTGACCTCGCTGAAGTCAACTTGAGTGGCACTAAACTTAGTGGTGTTAATCTCAGCAATGCAAACTTAAGCGTAGCTAATCTCAGTGGCATCAATCTTGCTGACGCTAATTTGAGTTATGCCAAGCTAAATGTAGCTAGACTTAGTGGTGGAAATCTGTCTGGGGCTATTCTTAACAACTCCAGTCTCAATGTTGCCAATTTAATTCGTGCGGATGATATGACACGGACGCAACTGCGTCAAGCTTCCTTAATTCGAGGCGAGTTAATTCGCACAGATTTCGGTCGCACTGATATGTGTGAAGCTAACCTCAACAGCGCCGATCTGCGAGAAGCCACACTGCGACAGGCTAATCTCCGTCGCGCTAATTCAGCGAAGCGAACTTAAGAGGTTGTTCTCTCAGAGAAGCCAACTTAGAAATGGGTAACCTCAAAGCCGCTGATATGACTTCTTCAGACCTGAGTGGTGCCAATTTACGAGATAGTGAACTCAGACAGGCAAATCTTTGCATGGCCAACCTGAGTGGTTCATATTTAAGCGGTGCTAATCTTCGTTGGGCAGATTTAAGAGGAGCTAACCTGGCATGGGCGGATTTAAGTCATGCCAATTTAACAAACGGGAGTTTAGTCCACGCTAACTTTACTCAAGCAAAAGTGATTAAGGTTGAATGGGTTGGTGCTGATTTAACCGGAGCAACTTTAACTGGTGCAATACTTTATGCTACCTCACGGTTTGGCTTGAAAATTAAAGGTATAAGATGCGAATGGATTGACCTTTCTCCCACAGGCGATCACAAAATTATTTAAAATTTCCACGGGGATGAATTACGATAGTTCTTTAATACTACCGCACCAACAATTCGCATTATTGTTGACTTACCCTAAGCACACGAAGCCAACTTTGTCATCGCTGGTACTTATTACCAAATTTCCCGAGAATATGAGGGATTAATCCAACCGCCCAGCGTAGAAAACAGCAATGGCCGGACTATTTTCACATTTCGAGTAGAAAACGATGAAGCTTTATTATCTACAGCCTTTATGGTAATTATTCCTTTTAGAGATGCCACCGCCACCCAAACAATTATCCACATAATGGTAGACTTAATTCGTCAAGAAGTAATGACTAGCCGGAGTTTTAAATCACCCATACTAGCAGAAAAAATCATCTTCCTGTTAGAGGAAGCTATGAATAAATCTAAGTTTATTAAACAGACGAAAAAAATCTATAAGTAGCAGGAAAATTAAATTTCTTCAAAGCACCCACACAAACAATATTAAGAAACTCTAGCGCCCAGAGTTTGACTATCTATGATAGCCCCAACTTTGGCAAACGATTTGTGAATCGTTCTCCTGGTAGTAGTTCTGTTGATAATATATCTAACTAATCCGAATATAATATCCCTTCATTCAAGATGATAATAGATTTTGTCCAAGGTTTTTATTTCATTCATTAGTTAATGGTAATTGATGAAAGGGGTGTAGAGGAGATGAGGAAGATGGGGGAGATGGAGGAATTATTTTCTTCTGATCCTTCTGCTTCCTGAGAGCATACCATAGGGGAAGCAAGCTACACATAGTGTACCGTAGGCATAGCTCGGCGTATGACTTATGCATCGTCACACAAGCTATAGCCATACTGCTGAATCCTTAAAAAAACAATTAACTGGAGTAGAAAAATGAGCAATCTATTTAACCGCATGATGGGTAAAACCCGGTATGTAGTTTGTCGTCTATTTCTGCATTTAGCAGGAACTGAAGTAGCACCAATTTTAGGAGTTTTAAATCGTGCTGCACGGGAAGCAATTAACTGTGATGGGGATTTAGAAATTCTGGGAGAAGAATTGGTAGAAATTTGCGAAACTCTACTCAGATATGATGAATATTGGCTCTCAGAAGCTAACGAAGGAAATATCTTCTGGAACGAAGGAGAAGCAGGGGATTATGTCAATGAATTATTTACTGATTCCGCCCAAAGATATGGTGCTGAACTCGATTTAAGTTCTTCCTCTGGATTCGATGAACCTTTATCTATTCCTATTACCCGCAACATAGTGATAATGCTAACAGTGGCTTACGAAGGAGAAGTTCCAGATTTGGAAGCTGACCTTTCTAACATCCAAGCATTAAAAGTAGGGTTGAGAGCTTTAATCAATTTACACCAAAAACATAGACTCCGAGCCATCCAAGTGCATTTTTCACCGGCGCAGTTAGGTGACGAATTGACTAACGATCAGTTACTGCAGTATTTTCCGGAATTGATCCCCTTGTAACTTTTTGGTTAGTCTGTAGTTATCAGACTAACCATCCGCAATGATAGCTAACAAATTAGGACAATCATACAATGATCAAAACTGTAATGCGTAAATTCACAATCGTGTGTTTAGCCCTGAGTTTATGCTTGACAACGGTCGCTTGTGGTGGGGGAAACCAAAAGATATCTTCTTCGACTCAAGGTGTCAGCCAAAGTTCTACTCCCACCACCTTGAATGATGGACAGTATGATGTACAACAGGCTACTTACAACGATGCCAATGGGGAGTATACCCTGTTTTTACTTGGTAGTCAGCCTCCCACCTTTGCCACAGAAAAATTACAAATGGCAAGGCTAACAGATGAAGAAATCAAAGCAGGTAAAAAAACTTACCTGAAGGTAGAAAATCGCCAGCCGACTTTGTACCTGACGGAAGATTTTAAAATTGAGTACGTTCATAATGTCACTGAGACAAAAACCAATCCCCAAACGGGACAAAGAGAAACCGTAGTTGTGCGTCAAGAATCTAACTTCTGGACTCCTTTTGCAGGGGCTGTGGCTGGTAACATAGCAGGTCAGGCTATTGGTAGTCTTTTATTTAGACCTCAATACTATGTTCCCCCTGTTTATCAACCTGGTGGAATTATGAGTGGTTATGGTGGATATGGTTCTACTTATGACCAAGCAGTTTCTAGCTATCGCACTCGGTACAATGAACCGCCCGCAGCCGTCAGAAATCGGACTGCTTTCCGCACTACAGGGTCTATTAAGTCATCTGGGAACTCGACTCCGACGACACCACGGACAAATACAAGTGGTCGAGCTACGGGTTCTGGTTTTGGTAGCAGTAACCTCCGTCCTTCCGGTAACTCCAACTCTAACCGACGTAATTCTGCTAACAGTTTTGGTAGTGGTGGACGTTCTGGTAGCCGTTCTTCTGGCTTTGGTAGCAGAACCAGAAGAAGGTAATTTACAGGAGTCAGGAGTCGGGAGTAAAGGCGACTTGAAGCAACTGGCGTGGAGAGAACCACCTCTGGGCTAGAAGCGAAGCGTCCTAAGCGATAGCGAAGGATCTCGCAAGGTGTCTAATTTAAGTGGACTCGCTGAACCAAGAATCTCCATAGCTACAGCGCGGAGAGTGTCAAATCTAGATCCCCAACTTCTTTAAGAAACCGGGGATCTATCTTAAATGTCGCACTCTTGACTCCCGCTATACCGTTAGGTTAGCGGGAGAGTGTCAACTGAGAATTAGACTGCTACAAGTGCTGCTTGTGGCCAGCGTTCCATGACTTTACCAATTACTGCCAATTCTGACATTAACTTATCAAATCGGTCTGGTGTTAAAGATTGGGGTCCATCAGATAAGGCTTTGGCGGGGTTGGGATGTACCTCAATCATGAGAGAATCTGTACCAGCTGCGATCGCTGCCATCGCCATCGAAGGTACAAACTCAGACCAACCCACACCATGACTAGGATCAATCATAATGGGCAGGTGGGTCAGCTTTCTTAACACTGGCACAACTGATAAATCCAGAGTATTGCGCGTATACTGACGGTCAAAAGTTCTAATTCCTCGTTCACACAAAATCACATTGGGATTACCCGCCGCCAAAATATACTCAGCCGCCATTAACCAATCTTCAATTGTTGCCGCCATTCCGCGTTTTAACAGCACGGGTTTCGATTGCGACCCGACCTGTTTGAGCAGGGAGAAATTCTGCATATTTCTCGCCCCAACCTGAATCATGTCCGCAACCTCGGCGATTTTTTCCAAATCACCCCCATCCATCACTTCCGTAATTATTCCTAGTCCACTCACTTCCCGCGCCTTAGCTAACAATTCCAAAGCACTTTCACCGTGACCTTGAAAAGCGTAAGGGGAAGTCCGGGGTTTATACGCACCACCTCGTAAAAATTTAGCACCAGCAGCTTTTACACGCCGCGCTGTCTCCACAATCATTTCTTCATTTTCCACCGAACAGGGGCCAGCAACGATTACTAAGGAATGATGTTCACCAAACACCACATCCTCGTTGGGAGTATTCACCACCACCTCAGAAGCTTCCCCATGGCGAAACTGACGACTAGTTCTTTTATATGGTACTTCCACTCGTAACACTTGCTCAATCCATGGACTGAGTTCCTGAATTTGTAGCGGATCTAAATCAGCAGTTTCACCTACTAAACCAATTACTACTTTATGTTGTCCAATGATTTTTTCTGGTGTTAAACCCCAGCTAATTAGTTCCTGACTCATACGGTCTATTTCTGCCTGTGGAGAACCGATTTTCATGACAACAATCATTTTAAAATCCCTGTATTTTTTAAGTAAATTAGTCAGAAGTTAGGAGTCAGAATGTTTGAGAAATTGGTTAATTATCAAATAGGTATTTTTGGCGTTAGCCTGAAATACCTGACTGCTGATGGCTGTTCGCGTAGCATGCCGTTAGGCATTAGCTGAATGCTTACGTAAATTATTTACCGACTCAGGAATGTTGACTTGATTTTTGCCTACTGGAATTTATAATTAAGTGAAAAAATATATAAAAAATGTAGCGCCAGGCACTTTTGCAGGATATTGGGTATAAATAAGACATGATACAATTTTAAGAATTTTAAAACTCTTAAAATTTATGTTGAAGTGATAAAAATTCAACTTCAACATTCATTCGCCAATTTACCCAATATTGCAGTTATGTAAAGATACCTGAGCGCCGCTGATCAGACGTTCTTTTTTCTCGTCTCACGCCAAACTTCGGCCATCCGTCCCCAATTGGTACTAAACTCACTCAAGCCAATTATATTACCAGGTCTTTCTTCATCCCAAGAGGCAGAAAGAACACCATAAGTTATCCCCAACACCCCTAAAGCAAATAATCCCATATTCACCAATAAAACAGTGATGGGAGGTAATTGGA
It encodes the following:
- a CDS encoding prephenate/arogenate dehydrogenase encodes the protein MKIGILGLGLIGGSLGLDLRSQGHHLLGVSRRESTCQKALDIGSVDQASVDLKFLASADVIFICTPIGLIVPQVEQLMVYLPMKAIITDVGSVKAPIVEAVSPLWQNFIGGHPMAGNTDVGIEAAQRNLFVNRPYVLTPIETTPNRAITILEEIVRSLGSIIYHCQPEKHDRAVSWISHLPVMISASLTATCLSETDPEIFQLAQNLASSGFRDTSRVGAGNPELGVMMAQYNHQALLHSLQQYRQNLDEFIDLIEQEKWQILEDKLKLNQQQRPKFL
- the aroF gene encoding 3-deoxy-7-phosphoheptulonate synthase, whose translation is MIVVMKIGSPQAEIDRMSQELISWGLTPEKIIGQHKVVIGLVGETADLDPLQIQELSPWIEQVLRVEVPYKRTSRQFRHGEASEVVVNTPNEDVVFGEHHSLVIVAGPCSVENEEMIVETARRVKAAGAKFLRGGAYKPRTSPYAFQGHGESALELLAKAREVSGLGIITEVMDGGDLEKIAEVADMIQVGARNMQNFSLLKQVGSQSKPVLLKRGMAATIEDWLMAAEYILAAGNPNVILCERGIRTFDRQYTRNTLDLSVVPVLRKLTHLPIMIDPSHGVGWSEFVPSMAMAAIAAGTDSLMIEVHPNPAKALSDGPQSLTPDRFDKLMSELAVIGKVMERWPQAALVAV
- a CDS encoding DUF1517 domain-containing protein; protein product: MSNLFNRMMGKTRYVVCRLFLHLAGTEVAPILGVLNRAAREAINCDGDLEILGEELVEICETLLRYDEYWLSEANEGNIFWNEGEAGDYVNELFTDSAQRYGAELDLSSSSGFDEPLSIPITRNIVIMLTVAYEGEVPDLEADLSNIQALKVGLRALINLHQKHRLRAIQVHFSPAQLGDELTNDQLLQYFPELIPL